The following proteins come from a genomic window of Miscanthus floridulus cultivar M001 chromosome 2, ASM1932011v1, whole genome shotgun sequence:
- the LOC136536749 gene encoding uncharacterized protein, with protein sequence MGHDIRYSPRTAIKSQALIDFVAEWTEVQLPTPDVTHEYWTMYFDGSVMAPDLGVGVVLISPDESRLRYAILLHFSASNNAVEYEALINRLRIAIELDATRLYVCGDSELVVDQVMKESSCKSPLMTAYYQEVHKLEDKFQGIKLHHVPQRDNDAADFLAKLAAQRDPSPSEVFINDIHEPSICILKGLT encoded by the coding sequence atgggccatgacatcagatatAGCCCCCGCACTGCTAtaaagtctcaggctctcatagattttgtcgctgaatggacggaggtccagctaccgaccccggatgtcacccacgagtactggacaatgtacttcgacgggtccgtaatggcaccCGACTTAGGGGtcggagtggttctgatctccccggacgagagtaggctccgctacgccatcctcctccacttctcagcttcaaacaatgccgtggaatatgaggcccttatcaacaggctccgcattgccatcgagctcgATGCTACACGACTCTACGTCTGTGGTGACTCagaactagtcgttgatcaggtcatgaaggagtcctcctgcaaaagccccctcatgacagcatactaccaagaggtgcacaagctcgaggacaaattccaagggatcaaactgcatcacgtccctcaAAGGGACAACGATGCTGCTGATTTCCTTGCGAAACTGGCCGCCcagcgggatccatccccaagcgaggtcttcatcaatgacatccATGAGCCGTCTATCTGCATCCTGAAAGGTCTGacctag